The Paraconexibacter algicola genome includes the window CGCACGCGGTACGTGACGGTGTTCTGGTGGATGCCGAGCCGCTTCGCGGTGACGCCCGTGCGCAGCTGCTCCTCGAGGTGCACCTGCACGGTCGCGCGGATCCGCGTGGTGGCGTCGTCGGCCGCGGCGAGCGCGCCGAGCTCACGCGCGACGAAGCGGCGGGCGCGGTCGGTGTCGGCGAGCAGCAGCGAGGACACGACCACCCTGCCGTAGCGGACGACCTGGCCGCGCCGGCCGGACCGCTCCGCCATCTCGCGTGCCCGGAGCGCCTCGGTGTGGGTGTCGACGAAGCCGCGGATGCCGTCCTCGACCTCGCCGGTCGCGGCGTGCAGGCCGCGCAGCGCGTCGCTGTCGCGGGCCGCGTGGTCCAGGAGGTCGGGATCCGGCTCGTCCTCGAAGCCGATCCACGCCCAGAGCGTCGTGCGGCCGTCGGGGACGAGCAGCGGCCGCGGTGCGCCCATCGAGGCGGCGAGCCGACGGGCACCCTGCTCCAGGCGGTGGATGACGTCCTCGGCCTCGTGCTCCGGATGGGTCCACAGCACGAGACCGAGGTGGCGCCGACGCAGGTCGTAGGACAGTCGCTGGGTGGCGACGTCCAGGTCGATCCCCTCCCCCGACAGGAGCCGCACCACCGTCTCGTGGCGCAGCGCGGCCGCGGAGCGCGCCCACCGCTCGCGTTGGACGGCGTACTCCTCGGTGACCTCCTCGGCGATCGCGTCGACGTAGTCGAAGACGAACTGCATCGAGTGGTCGACCGCCTGCATCAGCTCGTCCGGGTCGTCGATCCGCGTGACGAACTCGCGCCGCCACAGCCGCCAGAAGTACATCGTCCCCAAGCGGTATGCGCGCAGCAGCGTCTGCAGCGGCTGGCCGCGCTTGACCATGATCTCCGCGTAGTCGATCGCGCCCGCCGGAGCGGAGGCCTCGAAGACCGGGCTGCCGTCGGCGAGCATCCGGAAGATCTGCTCGAAGTTGTCGTAGGCGCTGGACTGCAGGCCGGCGGCAAGCTCGGGGTCGGAGGCGAGCTCGGGCTGGTGCGCGTTGATGTAGACGACGCACTCGTCGACGAGGTCCCGCAGGCGCGGGAGCATCTCGGCGGCCGTCTGCCGCCGCACGTCGTCCCAGGCCGAGGGATCGGTCACTGGGTCGTGGTAGGGCATGGCGTGGTCAACGTACCGCTGGTCCGCTGGCCGCGCGACCCGTCGCTCAGCCCGCCGCCCCGGCCGCCGAGCGGTACTCGTCGCGCAGCGCGCGCTTGAGGACCTTCCCGGCGGGCGAGCGCGGCAGCTCGCGGAACAGCACGTGCTTGGGCGCCTTGACCGAGCCGAGCCGCGCCTTGCAGCGTGCCCGCACCGCGTCGACGTCGAGGACGTCGAAGCCCGGCTTCATCTGCACGACCGCGGTCACCGCCTCGCCCCACACCTCGTCGGGCAGCCCGATGACGGCGACGTCCGCGACGCCCTCCATCGCGTGGATCGTCTGCTCGATCTCTGACGGCCAGACATTGAAGCCGCCCGTGATGATCATGTCCCGCTTGCGGTCGACGAGGTAGACGAACCCGGCCTCGTCCACGCGCCCGACGTCGCTCGTGCCGTGCCAGCCGCCCGGCCGATGGTTCGCGGCGCTCTGCTCGGGGTCCTCGAAGTAGCCCGGGGTCACGAGCGAGCCGCGCACCACGATCTCGCCGACCTCGCCCGGCGGCAGCAGCGTCCCCTCGTCGTCCATGATCGCCACCTCGGCGACCAGCGACGGCCGTCCGGCGCTCGCCAGCCGCTCCGGGTGCGCGGCGACGGCGTCGGCGTGGTCCTGCGGGGACATCACGGTGAGGATCATCGGCGCCTCCGCCTGCCCGAAGGTCTGCGTCATGACCGGCCCGAAGACCTCGATCGCCTCGCGGAGCTTGCTGACGCTCATGGGCGCCGCTGCGTAGATGAAGTGTCGCAGCGACGAGTAGTCGTGGTCGCGCACTCCCGGATGGGCCAGCAGCGCGTAGATCGCCGTCGGCGGGAGGAACAGCCGGGTGACCCGGTGCCGTGCGATCGACTCCAGCAGCCGTTGCGGGTCGACCCCGTCGTGCACGACGACCGTCCCTGCGCGGGCGAACACGGGAAAGCAGATCGGACCGGCGGCATGGGTCATCGGCGCCGCCATCGCCATCACCGGCGGCCGCTCGGGCTCCGGCATGTGGGCGGCGAACGCGAGGTTCATGAGCTCGACCATGCCGTGCGTGAGCTGCACGGCCTTCGAGCGGCCGGTCGTCCCGCCCGTCGGGAAGAGGACGGCCGGGTGGTCGCGGTCGTGGGGCGGGCGCGGCACCCGCGCCCCCTCGGCCGCCATCCACTCCGCGAGCACCGGGTCGCCGTCACGCCCTCCCGTGTCCAGGCAGACGGCCGTGTGGACCTGCGGCAGCTCCGCGCGGATCTCGTCGGTCAGCGCGACGAGCGACGGGTGGTAGAAGAGCAGCTCGCACCCGGTCAGCCCCAGCAACGCGACGAGGTCCTTGGCGACCGCCCGGGTGTTGAGCGGGACCCACGACGCGTCGGCGCGCAGCGCGCCGAGGATGCAGACGAAGGCCATCGGCGCGTTGGGGGAGAGCACGCCGACCCGGTGGCCTTTGCCGACGCCGGCCGCGAGGAGCGAGGCCGCGATCCGGTGGGACGCCTCCTCGACCTGCCGGTAGGTCATCCGCCCGGCGCCGTCGGCCATGACGAAGCAGTCGCCGTCGGGTGCCTCGCGCACGCCGCGGTCGAAGGTGTCGATCAGGTGCACGGACGCGAGCGTAGGAGCCCGCCTGCCGCACACGCTCCGTCGCGTCTCCCAATCCGGCGGTGACCGGTCGTGCGGGTTCCACAACGGCAGAGTCCGCGGGCCGCCAAAGCGCCTGTCTCCTGGGAGAT containing:
- a CDS encoding class I adenylate-forming enzyme family protein, yielding MHLIDTFDRGVREAPDGDCFVMADGAGRMTYRQVEEASHRIAASLLAAGVGKGHRVGVLSPNAPMAFVCILGALRADASWVPLNTRAVAKDLVALLGLTGCELLFYHPSLVALTDEIRAELPQVHTAVCLDTGGRDGDPVLAEWMAAEGARVPRPPHDRDHPAVLFPTGGTTGRSKAVQLTHGMVELMNLAFAAHMPEPERPPVMAMAAPMTHAAGPICFPVFARAGTVVVHDGVDPQRLLESIARHRVTRLFLPPTAIYALLAHPGVRDHDYSSLRHFIYAAAPMSVSKLREAIEVFGPVMTQTFGQAEAPMILTVMSPQDHADAVAAHPERLASAGRPSLVAEVAIMDDEGTLLPPGEVGEIVVRGSLVTPGYFEDPEQSAANHRPGGWHGTSDVGRVDEAGFVYLVDRKRDMIITGGFNVWPSEIEQTIHAMEGVADVAVIGLPDEVWGEAVTAVVQMKPGFDVLDVDAVRARCKARLGSVKAPKHVLFRELPRSPAGKVLKRALRDEYRSAAGAAG
- a CDS encoding PucR family transcriptional regulator: MTDPSAWDDVRRQTAAEMLPRLRDLVDECVVYINAHQPELASDPELAAGLQSSAYDNFEQIFRMLADGSPVFEASAPAGAIDYAEIMVKRGQPLQTLLRAYRLGTMYFWRLWRREFVTRIDDPDELMQAVDHSMQFVFDYVDAIAEEVTEEYAVQRERWARSAAALRHETVVRLLSGEGIDLDVATQRLSYDLRRRHLGLVLWTHPEHEAEDVIHRLEQGARRLAASMGAPRPLLVPDGRTTLWAWIGFEDEPDPDLLDHAARDSDALRGLHAATGEVEDGIRGFVDTHTEALRAREMAERSGRRGQVVRYGRVVVSSLLLADTDRARRFVARELGALAAADDATTRIRATVQVHLEEQLRTGVTAKRLGIHQNTVTYRVRQAEALLGRSVTDRRYELETALRLLGSLGD